The DNA region TTATTTGAAACATATATTACCTAATATGTTCAGTGGTATTAAAGACTAAGAATTGAAATGTGAAGTATGTATTTTAGCCAAAAGTCATCGTGCTTCATTCCCTCCAAGTATGATTAGAAGATCTTCTCCGTTTGTGCTAGTACACTCTGATGTTTTCTCCGTTTGCGCTAGTACACTCTGATGTGTGGGGGCCTTCCCCTATTAGTACTACTACAAGAATTAGGTGGTTTGTTACTTTCGTGGATGATTGCACTCGTATGACGTGGTTGTAtgtgttgaaaaataaaagtgaggtTTGTGATGTGTTTCGTTTGTTTCAACAAATGGTTAAGACTCAGTATTCTTTTGATAttaaagttttgtgttttgacaATAGTGGAGAGTACATAAATTCTAAGTTATCCCGGTTTCTACAAGATCATGGAATTATTCATCAAACTACATGTCCACATACTCTGCAACAAAATAGGGTTACTGAGAGGAAAAATCGTCATATCTTAGCAACTGCTCGTGCCTTACTTATTGGTGCGTCCGTGCCTAAACGGTTTTAGCCTGAAGCTGTTACCTATGTCGTGTATGTGATTAACCGTATGCCATCCTGGGTTGTGGACTTTCGTACACCTCTCCAAGTGTTGACATAATTTGTTCCCATAGTGTCCACTAATACTCTCACTCCTCGTGTGTTTGGATGTGTAGCCAATTTTCATATTCACAAGATTCATTGTAGTAAATTAGATCCATGTGCTATCCGGTGTGTCTTTCTTGGGTTTGCTCCCCAATAGAAAGGGTATAAGCGCTAGCACCTTGAAACTCGCCACATGTATGTGACCATGGATGTTACTTTCTTGGAATCCAAGTATTTTTATGCTTCGATTCCATCACCTTCTGATCACCAAGAGGAGAATACTAGTGGTGATCTTAGGTGGTTGGAGATACCAGATAATGTAATATGTAGCTCAGGGGGAGCGTGtgttgaaaacaaaaattgtgAAGGCTCTTGGCAAGACACTACCGAGAATGAATACAATGAAGATAGTGAGGGTTCTCAGCAATAGCCTGTTGAAAATTGGACTACTGTTCAGCTGCCGGGCACCAAAACAGTTGATGCTTCTCGGCAACAGTCTGTTGAGTATGATGCAGAGTACCGGCAGGAGTCTGCCGAACCAGTAGTTGTTGAACCCGACCCGTACCCCTCTTTCTCTCGAGCTCAATAATGCCACCCAATGTGTCTTCTCTGAATATTCCTGAGGTAAGCAAAACTAATGCTCATGTAACTAATCCAGATAATATTATGAGTACATATAAGTTGCCGCCAAGGCAAAATCGTGGTGTTCCTCCTGACAGGTTTTCTCCTGAAGGAAATGTGAAGTATCCAATAGCTAATTATGTGTCATGCTTGAACCTTGCACCATAACATCAAGCCTGGGTGAATAATGTGGAAGTAATCCAAGCACCAACCCGAGTTGATGAGGCCTTGAAGGATCCTAAATGGGCTGCtgcaatggatgaagaaatgatGGCACTGCATAAGAATGATACGTGGAAGGTAACAGAGctaccaaaaggaaaaaaactgGTCGGGTGTAGATGGGTCTTTACAATCAAATACAAGGCAGATGGATTAATGGACAGGTATAAAGCAAGATTAGTAGCAAAGGGTTATACACAAACTTATGGTGTTGATTATCAGGAAACCTTTTCTCTAGTAGCGAAGATGAATACAGTACGAGTTCTTATTTCTTTAGCTGCAAATTTGAATTGGCAACTGAAAcagtttgatgtaaaaaatgcttttcttcataGGCACCTGAAAGAAGAagtatatatggattttcctcTGGGGTATAATGCTGGAAGGAAAACCGAAGTATGTAGGTTGCGAAAGTAACTTTACGGGCTTAAGCAATCACCTCGTGCATGGTTTGGTAGATTCACTCAAGTTATGAGGAGGATTGGGTATTATCAAAGTCACTCTGATCACACGTTATTTGTGAAATGGAGAAGTGGTAAAGTGACGGccttaattatttatatgaatGACATGATAATAATGGGTGATGATTCAGATGAGATGatgaaattagaaaaaaatcTTGCcgctgaatttgagatgaagaatTTGGGAGATTTGAAATATTTCCTTGGAGTGGAAGTCGCCCAGTCGTCTagaggtattttcttgtctcaacGTAAATATTTTCTAGATTTATTAAAGTAAACAGGCATGCTGGGATGTAAACCTGTGGACTCTCCCATCACAGAGAAACATTACTTGGGGATTTATCTAGATCAGGAACTGGTTAACAAAGGTAGATATCAAAGGCTAGTGGGGAGACtgatttatttgtctcacactcgtCCAGATATTGCCTATGTCGTAAGTGTGGTTAGttagtttatgcactcaccaaGTGTGGATCATATGGCGGCAGTAATGAGAATCTTGGCATACTTAAAGTCTGCCCCGGGAAAGGGAATTTTGTATGAACATCATGGACATATGAGGATCGAGGGATTTACTGATGTTGATTGGGAAGGTGATGTGACTGACAAACGATCTACATCTGGGTATTTCACATTTGTTGGAGGTAATTTAGTTACGTGGCTGAACAAGAAGCAGAATGTGGTATCACGATCCTCTACCGAAGCCGAGTATAAGGGTATGACACATGGTGTGTGTGAGATCCTTTGGCTATGAAAGTTGCTTTGGGGTCTTGGTTTTACACAGAAAGAGGCGATGAAATTGTATTGTGACAATAAGTTTACTAGAGAAATAGCTGAGAATCCGGTACAGCATGACAGGTCACAGGACCAAGCATGTTGAGGTTGAtagacattttatcaaagaaaagcTGGAAAAGAAGATGGTGTCAATACCGTTCGTGAACTCAGAGGAACAACTTGCGGATATCCTTACTCATACCGTGTGTAGTAGGAGGTTCGATGACTCACTTATCAAGTTGGGCATGTTTTCCTTAacatgggaactttaacgaaaagcacccggtactgtttactttaatgaaaaaccacatttttacactaaaaagtcaatcctggtactattcattttaccctttattttgtccttatcattaaaactcaaagttttcaagcccttttcattagttcgATGACTCACTTATCAAGTTGGGCATGTTTTCCTTAACATCtatgctccaacttgagggggagtattggcgTGAGTCTATATTTTAGGAGAAaaggaatgtaaatattttgtaattattagagtcatgttttaggaaggatattgtgtcctttattattttttgtttccttttgtaacaaggattgtatgtacTTTTATTCGGGATTATGGAATACAGAAAAGTTAAGCCGTAAAATTCCAGAAGATTTCCAAGGATAACAATACTGAGCCGACTGAATTTGAAGAGTCGGTTGCTCAAGCAGTATTTGATTTGGAAAACACAAATCAGGAGCTGAAGAGTGACCTGAAGGATCTCTATATCAACTCAGCAATTCAAGTTGATGCGTATGGAAGCAAGAAGGCCGCGGTTATCCATGTGCCCTATAGGCTTAGGAAGGCTTATCGCAAGATCCTTGTTCGCCTCGTGAGGGAGCTTGAGAAGAAGTTCAGTGGGAAGGATGTGATCCTGATTGCCACACGTAGGATTGTGAGGCCTCCTAAGAAAGGGTCAGCTGCTCAACGTCCCCGCAGTCGTACACTAACTGCTGTGCATGAAGCAATGTTGGAAGATGTTGTGTTGCCTGCTGAGATTATTGGAAAGCGCATCAGATACTGTCTGGATGGATCCAAGACAATGAAGGTATTCTTGGACCCCAAGGAACGAAACAACACCGAGTACAAGCTGGAGAGCTTCCCTGCTGTTTACCGGAAGCTTTCAGGAAAGGATGTTGTGTTCGAGTAACCAATCACCGAAGCATAGAAATATTTGGTTTACCTGAAGAACTGCAGTTGAGCTGGCAgacgatttaaaattttgatgttGAGGACATGGTTTTAGGATAGCCTTTGACGaattttgttctctacattATTAGCGCGTATTTTCATTCTGTTTTCTTAATCGAAGGATTTATAAtcatcaaaaaacaaaaacaaaaaaaagaacttcacatccacaatttttttttttttttttgtgacccGATAACGACCTGATTAGTTATAAAATTTGGGGAATAAAGTTGCATATCTAAAAGCCCCTTTTCATATGCCTAGTTACTTTTGGAATGACGAATATGCAACCTGATTCACGGCTAAAGTTGCATTAAAATTTGGGGAATAAAGCTATAATATCCtctacaaaaaatttcaataaagCTATCCTATttccagtaaaaaaaaaagtacaattaGGTTTTGAAATTGGGAGAAGGGGAGGAGGGAAGGGGAAATTGAGGATTGTGGAAGCAGCTTTGGCCTGGTGTGGTGCAAGCAAAAGCTAGGAAATTGGGGGAAAAGAAACGAATGACTTGTTGGGTagctaataaataaaaataaaaaaagttgcagtcgtaTATAGGCGAATATGTTTTCTTACACCATTAAATTAGAGAACATGTTTTCTTACACCATTAATTTAGATGACCATACTTGCTACAAGCATGTAGGCGAATATTTTAGACTTCTACGTGGTTTCTCTAATTTTACACTTCTACGCGGTTTCTCTAATTTCATGTTCTCTAAAATATTTGCGGGCTTTTCGTAGTAATATTTGCTAATAGCATGAAAATTGTCCGTGCATCCCAAAATAgcagcttctctctctctcaggaACCGTTCAAGGTCATGAGGCAACCCAATATATATTACAACAGGGGCTTATTAAAGTGAAAAACCCACCTCCAGCAATCCCATTTCATTTCCGCCTCCTCTCTCGCTCCTTACACTATCCCGTCATCATCTTCTCTGCCATTGTCGAGGaactctcctctctcttcttaGAATACGTCAGTttgtatttgaaatttgaattcacttgtaatatgatatatgtttataCTGTAACCAACTTATCTTGTAATCTCTAAAAAATGAAGTCAAAACCTCACTCATCATTAACTGAGTTGAGCTTATGCAATCAGTCTCTAATACCCTAGTTTAAATTCTTTCATTGAGGTATTTGTATACATATTCCTCATGCAGGATGTTGCATTAAAATTTGGGGAATAAAGCTATAATATCCTCTACAAAAATTTGCAATAAAGTTATCCTATttccagtaaaaaaaaaagtacaattaGGTTTTGAAATTGGGAGGAGGGGAGGAGGGAAGGGGAAATGGAGGATTATGAAAGAATCTTTGGTCTGGTGTGGTGCAAGCAAAAGTTCGGATATTGGGGAAAAAGAAACGAATGACTTGTTGGGTagctaatataaaaaaaaaaaaaaaaaaaagggttgcagTCGCATGTAGGCGAATATGTTTTCTTACACCATTAAATTAgagaacatgttttcttgcaccATTAAATTAAAGAACATGTTTTCTTACACCATTAAATTAGAGGACCATGCTTGCTACTAGCATGTAGGCGAATATTTTAGACTTCTACGCGGTTTCTCTAATTTCATGTTCTCTAAAATATTCGCGGGCTTTTGGTAGTAATACTTGCTACTAGCATGAAGATTGTCCGTGCATCCCAAAATAccagcttctctctctctcaggaAGCGTTGAAGCTCATGAGGCAACCCAATATATATTTCAACAGGGGCTTATTAAAGTGAAAAACCCACCTCCAGCATTCCCATTTCATTTCCGCCTCCTCTCTCGCTCCTTACGCTATCCCGTCATCATCTTCTCTGCCATCGTCGAGGaactctcctctctcttcttcGAATATGTCAGTttgtatttgaaatttgaattcacTTGTAATCTGATATATGTTTATACTGTAACCAACTTATCTTGTAATCTCTATATAATGTAGTCAAAACCTCACTCATCATTAACTGAGTTGAGCTTATGCAATCAGTCTCTAAAACCCTAGTTTAAACTCTTTCATTGAGGTACTCGTATACATATTCTCAGCCTCAGGCAGGATGTTGCATTAAAATTTGGGGAATAAAGCTATAATATCCTCTACAAAAATTTGCAATAAAGCTATCCTATTTCCAGTAAAAAAAAGTACAATTAGGTTTTGAAATTGGGATGAGGGGAGGAGGGAAGGGAAGGGGAAATGAGGATTGGGAAGAAGCTTTGGTCTGGTGTGGTGCAGGCAAAAGCTTGGAAATTGGGGAAAAAGAAACGAATGACTTGTTGGGtagctaataaaaaaaaaaaaaggttgcaatCGCATGTAGTTAAATATGTTTTCTTGCACGAGAACATGTTTTCTTACACCGTTAAATTAGAGAACATGTTTTCTTACACCATTAAATTAAAGGACCATTAAATTAGAGAACATGTTTTCTTACACCATTAAATTAGAGGACCATACTTGCTACTAGCATGTAGGCAAATATTTTAGACTTCTACGTGGTTTCTCTAATTTTAGACTTCTATGCGGCTTCTCTAATTTCATGTTCTCTAAAATATTCGCGGGCTTTTTGTAGTAATACTTGCTACTAGCATGAAAATTGTCCGTGCATCCCAAAATAgcagcttctctctctctctctggaagCGTTCAAACTCATGAGGCAACCCAATATATATTACAACAGGGGCTTATTAAAGTGAAAAACCCACCTCCAGCAATCCCATTTCatttcctcctcctctctcgcTCCTTACACTATCTCGTCATCATCTTCTCTGCCATGGTCGAGGaactctcctctctcttcttaGAATCTGTCAATttgtatttgaaatttgaattcacTTGTAATCTGATATATGTTTATATTGTAATCAACTTTTCTTGTAATCTCTATATAATGAAATCAAAACCTCACTTATCATTAACTAACTTGAGCTTATGCAATCAATCTCTAAAACCCTAGTTTAAACTCTTTCATTGAGGTACTTGTATACCTATTCTCAGCCTCAGGCAGGATGTTGGTGGCCTAGTTGCTGAACCAAATTAATTCTTTCGGAATAATGTAGATTCACTTCAGTTGATTTAGTTCTCTGCATTGCAGGAATCAGGATGTTTGCTCACATGCTTTTGGCATCCCTCACCGTCCTCATTTCCTTCTTGGGGGTCCGCGGTATTATAATTTTTGTGATTTATTTCTTTAATTCCAAAAAGTAATCCAAAAACCAACCCAAATGTGTTACTATTTCAAGTAGTAGGAGACCAATTAACCAAAGTCCTAATCCAAATCTCTTCTTTGATTTCCCCCAATTTCTTACACACCCAACAAAGCACAATGACAATCCAATACCTCCTATTTGAGCTCCTTAAGCTCCTTCCCCTGAAGATCGAAAGTCAAACGAATTCCCAGCTCCGCCACCTCCAACCTTTCACCTCTCGACGCAACACCGGGGGATCTTCCTCGCATTTGCGAATGGGCCTCTGAGTCGCATCCGCCGCGTCCCCCACCGACTGAAAATAAAGCCGGCCGGCATCCTTTTGCTTGCAATTTTGTTTGCACACCGGGCAAGTGTACTTCTTCGTCCTCGCAGAGTACTCGAACCACTGTTGCAGACTAGGGTTTCACACCGAAGACGTCGCCGTATTAAACATCAATTTCCGAACAAATGCATACATtaagattaaacaaacatacacaaattgaatacatatatacatgtagagagagcgagagagaaaagagtggagagagagagagagatagaccaGAGCTCGTGGAAGACATGGCCGCAGATGGAGATGGATTGCAGATCCTCAGAAGTGGGCTTGAGGTCTTCGTAGCAGATTGAGCAGattgttttggtgaaattgttgGAATCTGCATCGGCCATCTCTCTGGTCTCTAATCTAGGGTTTCGGATTTGAGATTTATTTGTGTCATGGTTTTGGAGGGCCGTGCGTGGAGCCAACTGAGCGGGAAGAAGTGGAATTAGAGGGAGgggaaaatcaaaggaaatttAACTAAAAGTTTTCGTTctattcattttaatgaaaaattaaatttttacgttaaaaaattaattttagtactatttattttattctttaattaaaacttcaagttttcaagttatttttattagttttcctaaaatcaAATGTAAAATTTGCAAATTACAAGAGCATTAATTCTAGTCTAATTACAACTTATCATTTGTTCAATGCCTTTCAATTCTATTTCAGGTTGGGTTAATTGTGCGTGTTTAACTACAGATGAGTCTGTTGTCATTCTAATTTTCTAAGATCACTATGTGCCCCATATAGTATTAGCCctagtttggtactgaggtaaTTCTGAAAAAAgtgattataaaaaaaagttgggagctgttttatgtttggtaaacattcagcttcagctttttttttcaaagttttgggtgaaaaaaagccaaaatcacaaagctgcaaaacccagctttgaaaaatcgGCTTTTTTTCatatctgttttacataaaagtttatcaaacactataatactgtttttttttttttcaaaagcacttttacaaaaaaagtttaccaaacactctactgttttatttcacagctgtttattctcacgACACAACAGAAGAATAACAAACTATGTCTAGCAATTAACAGAAAGTGACTGATGATTGGATGTTTAGACAGAAATATACTTCACCCAGAGTAAAGCGTGTTGCACTCTCTGCTACGCAAGCATAAGAACCATCGGCTTGTTTTAGCATCACCTGCCAAGGCCCTGcacaaaatgaagaaaatatccTTTGAGAAAAACCAGAggattttcagaaaaataaagTGCCAACAAAATCATGGTTAACAACACAAACAAGCTGATTGTATAGCAGAACCTTCCTGGATAAAGAAACGTTGGGGTTACAAGCACATTgataatgaaaaacataaaatcagAAGGAGACACATACAAGTGATAGAAACATCTAATCAGCACACAAAAAACATAGCATCCAGAACCAAAATGTTTAAGACTTTAACAAGTACGAAGATATTGATCATTAAGCAAATGCACAATGCATTGCATTTGCACATGAAGTAGAGCTATtatataagc from Malus domestica chromosome 01, GDT2T_hap1 includes:
- the LOC103410174 gene encoding small ribosomal subunit protein eS7-like, with protein sequence MAAVMRILAYLKSAPGKGILYEHHGHMRIEGFTDVDWEGDVTDKRSTSGYFTFVGAVKFQKISKDNNTEPTEFEESVAQAVFDLENTNQELKSDLKDLYINSAIQVDAYGSKKAAVIHVPYRLRKAYRKILVRLVRELEKKFSGKDVILIATRRIVRPPKKGSAAQRPRSRTLTAVHEAMLEDVVLPAEIIGKRIRYCLDGSKTMKVFLDPKERNNTEYKLESFPAVYRKLSGKDVVFE